The following proteins come from a genomic window of Achromobacter deleyi:
- a CDS encoding methyltransferase regulatory domain-containing protein, translated as MSAPDVLTQAISDAYDETPYISLPFSYTSPGNLRAVARLYQLEAPALEQARVLELGCAAGGNLLPFALAYPEARVVGIDLSPQQIDAGRQTAEAAGARNLDLRAMSLTDITADFGVFDYIICHGVFSWVPPEVRDAILRICRENLAPQGVAYVSYNTYPGWKASDVIRDAMILNSFGAETPQEKVARAKDMLELIEGGLWQNNPLRSALQQAASKLRGQTDHYLLHEYLEAINTPCYFLEFAAAAQQAGLAYVTDAEPQLTFPSTFGATVAVGLNGLSVNAGREMREQYLDFAVGRSFRKSLLVHAERAGEILEQPEGGAFAAMHFAADLTALAGAPAGQRQFRTAAGTAITTPDPAMIALMETLAQAWPQSLPFAALLESQRGHAASDASADALANAMVGHLVTLVQAGALHYRLEPVAYQPAQAKPRLIPGALELLQEVTKPGCQVGMHSLWHHPVTAPTDALHQYLMRHIDGERSTAELRTLARDALTAGRHPHPDGKPYKGARNLDPVAQEIVNSLLVALRRVGLLLH; from the coding sequence ATGAGCGCACCCGACGTCCTGACGCAGGCCATTTCCGACGCCTACGACGAAACCCCGTACATCTCGCTGCCGTTCTCCTATACGTCGCCGGGCAACCTGCGCGCGGTCGCCCGCCTCTACCAACTCGAGGCGCCGGCACTGGAACAGGCGCGGGTACTGGAACTGGGCTGCGCCGCCGGCGGCAACCTGCTGCCGTTCGCGCTGGCCTACCCCGAGGCCCGGGTCGTCGGCATCGACCTGTCGCCGCAACAGATCGACGCGGGCCGCCAGACCGCGGAAGCGGCCGGCGCGCGCAATCTGGACCTGCGGGCCATGAGCCTGACGGACATCACCGCCGATTTCGGCGTCTTCGACTACATCATCTGCCACGGCGTGTTCAGCTGGGTACCGCCGGAAGTGCGCGACGCCATCCTGCGCATCTGCCGCGAGAACCTCGCGCCGCAGGGCGTGGCTTACGTCAGCTACAACACCTATCCGGGCTGGAAGGCGTCGGACGTCATCCGCGACGCCATGATCCTGAACAGCTTCGGCGCCGAAACGCCGCAGGAAAAGGTGGCCCGCGCCAAGGACATGCTGGAGCTGATCGAGGGCGGCCTGTGGCAGAACAACCCGCTGCGCTCGGCGCTGCAGCAGGCCGCCAGCAAATTGCGCGGCCAGACCGACCACTATCTGCTGCATGAATACCTGGAGGCGATCAACACGCCCTGCTATTTCCTGGAATTCGCCGCGGCGGCGCAACAGGCCGGGCTGGCGTACGTGACGGACGCCGAACCGCAACTGACATTCCCGTCCACTTTCGGCGCCACGGTGGCGGTGGGCCTGAACGGGCTGTCGGTCAACGCCGGCCGGGAAATGCGCGAGCAATACCTGGACTTCGCCGTCGGCCGCTCGTTCCGCAAGAGCCTGCTGGTGCACGCCGAACGCGCCGGCGAGATCCTCGAGCAGCCCGAGGGCGGCGCCTTCGCCGCCATGCATTTCGCCGCCGACCTGACGGCGCTGGCGGGCGCGCCGGCCGGACAGCGGCAGTTCCGCACCGCGGCCGGCACCGCCATCACCACCCCGGATCCGGCGATGATCGCGCTGATGGAGACGCTGGCGCAGGCCTGGCCGCAATCGCTGCCGTTCGCCGCGCTGCTGGAAAGCCAGCGCGGACACGCCGCCTCCGACGCGTCGGCCGACGCCCTGGCCAACGCGATGGTCGGCCACCTGGTGACGCTGGTGCAGGCCGGCGCCCTGCACTACCGCCTGGAACCGGTGGCCTACCAACCCGCGCAGGCCAAGCCGCGCCTGATCCCGGGCGCCCTGGAACTACTACAAGAAGTAACAAAACCGGGTTGCCAGGTCGGCATGCACAGCCTCTGGCACCATCCGGTCACGGCGCCCACCGACGCCCTGCACCAATACCTGATGCGCCACATCGACGGCGAGCGCAGCACCGCCGAGCTGCGCACCCTGGCGCGCGACGCGCTGACCGCGGGACGCCATCCGCACCCGGACGGCAAGCCCTATAAGGGCGCCCGCAACCTGGATCCGGTAGCCCAGGAAATCGTCAACAGCCTGCTGGTCGCCCTGCGCCGCGTCGGCCTGCTGCTGCATTGA
- a CDS encoding flagellin yields MAAVINTNYLSLVAQNNLNKSQSALGTAIERLSSGLRINSAKDDAAGMAIANRFTANVKGLTQAARNANDGISLAQTTEGAASEINTHLQRVRELSVQAGNGSYSQEQLNSMQDEINQRLSDIDRISQQTDFNGVKVLSANAKPLTLQVGANDGETITLNLSEISVKTLGLDGFNVNGSGVTQNRSATVSDLQAAGGGTVAANEWQVTTTHAAATADQVFGKLENGNKVTVGTAATGTTYTYDAANKNFTFTDKSASDAASVNALADKLRPATGTATGTYTHSNGAAATSFEVDATGKVTVGGQAAFLDTDGNLTTNSAGGTAATIRGVMTAAAQNTGAAGTSSVAIGGKTYSNVGTAAGANQLQFTNTIASDALLANVKANTTAGDVTITLGSGITSATVAFNAGNSTNTYVDDKGTFTSTKTYTTNYQVDPNTGKVTVKSGTGTGDYAPKVGAEAKVSSSGKLTTEEKSKGTLTTDPLKTLDAAFTKLDKLTGELGAVQNRLESTIANLNNVVNNLSSARSRIQDADYATEVSNMSKAQILQQAGTSVLAQANQVPQTVLSLLR; encoded by the coding sequence ATGGCTGCAGTCATTAACACCAACTACTTGTCGCTGGTTGCTCAGAACAACCTGAACAAGTCGCAATCCGCCCTGGGTACCGCCATCGAGCGTCTGTCGTCCGGCCTGCGCATCAACAGCGCCAAGGATGACGCCGCCGGTATGGCCATTGCCAACCGCTTCACCGCGAACGTCAAGGGCCTGACCCAAGCCGCTCGTAACGCCAACGACGGTATCTCGCTGGCCCAGACGACGGAAGGCGCCGCCTCCGAAATCAACACCCACCTGCAGCGCGTTCGCGAACTGTCGGTGCAAGCCGGTAACGGCAGCTACTCGCAAGAGCAGCTGAACTCGATGCAAGACGAAATCAACCAGCGTCTGTCGGACATCGACCGCATCTCGCAACAAACCGACTTCAACGGCGTGAAGGTCCTGTCGGCCAACGCCAAGCCCCTGACGCTGCAAGTCGGCGCCAACGACGGCGAAACCATCACCCTGAACCTGTCGGAAATCAGCGTCAAGACGCTGGGTCTGGACGGCTTCAACGTCAACGGCTCGGGCGTGACCCAGAACCGTTCGGCCACCGTGTCCGACCTGCAAGCCGCTGGTGGCGGGACCGTCGCCGCCAACGAATGGCAAGTCACCACCACCCACGCCGCCGCGACCGCTGACCAAGTCTTCGGCAAGCTGGAGAATGGCAACAAGGTCACCGTGGGCACGGCTGCTACCGGCACGACTTACACGTACGACGCCGCCAACAAGAACTTCACGTTCACCGACAAGTCGGCTTCGGATGCCGCTTCTGTGAACGCCCTGGCCGACAAGCTGCGTCCGGCCACGGGCACCGCCACCGGCACCTACACCCACAGCAACGGCGCCGCTGCGACGTCGTTCGAAGTGGATGCTACCGGCAAGGTCACCGTCGGCGGCCAAGCTGCCTTCCTGGATACCGATGGCAACCTGACCACGAACAGCGCTGGTGGCACCGCCGCCACCATTCGCGGCGTCATGACGGCTGCTGCGCAGAACACCGGCGCCGCCGGCACCTCCTCGGTCGCCATCGGTGGCAAGACCTACTCCAACGTCGGTACCGCCGCTGGTGCCAACCAGTTGCAATTCACCAACACCATCGCTTCCGACGCGCTGCTGGCCAACGTCAAGGCCAACACCACGGCCGGCGACGTGACGATCACGCTGGGTTCGGGCATCACCAGCGCGACGGTTGCCTTCAACGCTGGCAATTCGACCAACACGTACGTCGACGACAAGGGCACGTTCACCTCGACCAAGACCTACACCACCAACTACCAGGTCGACCCCAACACGGGTAAGGTCACGGTCAAGAGCGGAACGGGCACGGGCGACTACGCCCCCAAGGTCGGCGCCGAAGCCAAGGTCAGCAGCTCGGGCAAGCTGACCACGGAAGAAAAGAGCAAGGGCACGCTGACCACCGATCCGCTGAAGACGCTGGACGCCGCCTTCACCAAGCTGGACAAGCTGACCGGTGAACTGGGTGCCGTGCAGAACCGCCTGGAATCGACGATCGCCAACCTGAACAACGTGGTCAACAACCTGTCCAGCGCCCGTTCGCGCATCCAGGACGCCGACTACGCCACGGAAGTGTCGAACATGTCGAAGGCCCAGATCCTGCAACAGGCTGGCACCTCGGTTCTGGCGCAAGCCAACCAAGTACCGCAAACCGTGCTGTCGCTGCTGCGTTAA
- a CDS encoding bifunctional class I SAM-dependent methyltransferase/glycosyltransferase: protein MPLESARVLAIGCGDGSGLLPFALAYPQAQAVGIDASELLVAQGTAAAQRLGMANLTLYVGQATDIGTQLGLFDYVIVTGLYSYLPSEAGQALLQACGQLLSPCGILYLDSHVYPGAKSLEVVRDAILLHGHAAQNDAELRQGAMAALSLFKEGMAAANPHGPTLAAAAARFERALAQGDTHDGANPLACNPCYFVELANVAAQAGLAYLGDAQPLSEIPMTFGQGVSLNHSLLAMGQPATVRQQYLDFATGRAFRQSLWLPQERAGDVLAKPDLARLRDLRFAAGMIRLAPNGQELGTVHINHLGRALITQDADVVTVVETLAHAWPGSIPYSTLLAVLLHKNQSDDAVTRKTLDRVLQTLMENDLVHYCLDRGPYEPETGMPVRPLAFLVDPPPADGAALPRFNLWHEPTNYLPSPAQAAILNDLAAGRLPGEAAADDSPAEPSEVGETLALLKRYALAQGDAKAWADLLRRTLKAAGESYMPLAGLYVSALASLSLNAQVLTASGHQTNPGPAIAPQVKRMHELMVQRAYAEAEPVARQLTKVAPRFWDAWEALAVSLFSTFRTPKALQPALTMLDLAPADSQSHIVLAAILAQLGRTSEAIAVGRRAVELGPRNAEAHAILADALAAERRHKEAQASNLTAIALDPKQRKARINLCKAYIDAGEVSLAEQAAREAVAIFPTDAIVRNNLLFALNYSHERTAEEVFQAYQECDRQLFQPLRNKWRPHTNPRHADRKLKIGYVSPDFRKHSGNNFVELVFAHHDRQAFELTAYAELLVEDEVTERFKAYFDHWTSTAGLTDAKLAEKIRDDGIDILIDLAGHTQGNRLGAFARKPAPVSLTWMGYGYTTGLSAIDYIVMDETMAPAGSDTLFSEKVWRLSTAGAYRPIATMGEVSELPALSTDCVTFGTLSRAIRINERTIRTWAAILQRLPHARLVVDSGSYQDAAMCEALVTEFEARGVCRNRLSIGFHSPPWDVLRQIDIGLDCFPHNSGTTLMESIYMGVPYVSLADRPSVGRLGGSILKSVGLAHLICATEEEYVEKAIALASDLPALADIRRGLRQAARDSVLMDEAGFTREFEMGLKKMYSQWCEEQA from the coding sequence GTGCCCCTGGAAAGCGCCCGCGTGCTGGCAATCGGTTGCGGCGATGGCTCCGGCCTTCTCCCGTTCGCATTGGCCTATCCCCAGGCGCAGGCCGTCGGCATCGATGCGTCCGAGCTGCTGGTCGCCCAAGGCACTGCGGCAGCGCAACGCCTGGGGATGGCCAACCTGACGCTGTATGTCGGCCAGGCGACCGATATCGGTACACAGCTAGGTCTCTTCGACTACGTCATCGTCACGGGTCTTTATAGTTACCTGCCCTCCGAGGCCGGGCAGGCGCTGCTGCAGGCATGCGGCCAGTTGCTGTCGCCGTGCGGCATCCTGTACCTGGACAGCCACGTGTATCCTGGCGCCAAATCCCTCGAAGTCGTACGCGACGCCATCCTGCTGCACGGCCATGCCGCACAGAACGACGCCGAGCTGCGCCAGGGCGCCATGGCGGCGCTGTCTCTGTTCAAGGAGGGCATGGCGGCAGCCAATCCGCATGGACCCACCCTAGCGGCAGCCGCCGCCAGATTCGAGCGTGCCCTAGCCCAGGGCGACACGCACGACGGCGCCAACCCACTGGCCTGCAATCCCTGCTATTTCGTTGAACTGGCGAACGTGGCGGCACAGGCGGGGCTGGCCTATCTGGGCGATGCGCAACCGCTCAGCGAAATCCCCATGACATTCGGTCAGGGTGTCTCGCTCAACCACAGCCTGCTGGCCATGGGACAGCCGGCTACCGTTCGCCAGCAGTACCTCGATTTCGCCACGGGCCGGGCCTTTCGCCAATCCCTTTGGCTGCCCCAGGAGCGCGCCGGCGACGTGCTGGCCAAACCCGACCTAGCCCGCCTGCGCGACCTGCGCTTTGCCGCGGGTATGATCCGATTGGCTCCGAACGGCCAGGAACTGGGCACCGTCCATATCAACCACCTGGGCCGCGCCCTGATCACGCAAGACGCCGACGTGGTCACCGTGGTCGAGACCCTGGCCCACGCCTGGCCTGGCTCGATACCCTACAGCACCCTGCTGGCGGTCCTGCTGCACAAGAACCAGAGCGACGACGCCGTGACCAGAAAGACGCTGGATCGCGTGCTTCAGACGTTGATGGAAAACGATCTGGTGCATTACTGCCTCGATCGCGGCCCCTACGAGCCCGAAACGGGCATGCCGGTGCGTCCGTTGGCGTTTCTCGTTGACCCGCCTCCGGCGGACGGGGCCGCGCTGCCCCGCTTCAATCTGTGGCATGAACCCACTAATTACCTCCCTTCGCCGGCCCAGGCCGCAATCCTGAACGACCTGGCGGCCGGCCGCCTGCCAGGCGAAGCCGCCGCGGATGACTCGCCAGCCGAACCGTCGGAAGTGGGCGAAACGCTGGCATTGCTCAAGCGCTATGCGCTGGCGCAGGGCGATGCCAAAGCCTGGGCCGACTTGCTGCGCCGCACGCTGAAAGCGGCAGGAGAAAGCTATATGCCGCTGGCTGGCCTGTATGTCAGCGCCCTGGCAAGCTTGAGCCTGAATGCCCAAGTATTGACGGCAAGCGGACATCAGACCAATCCAGGCCCAGCCATCGCGCCGCAGGTCAAGCGGATGCACGAGCTGATGGTGCAAAGAGCCTACGCAGAAGCTGAGCCCGTGGCGCGCCAGTTGACAAAGGTAGCGCCGCGTTTCTGGGACGCCTGGGAAGCCCTAGCCGTTTCCCTGTTCAGCACGTTCCGTACCCCCAAGGCCCTGCAACCCGCCTTGACCATGCTGGACCTGGCGCCCGCGGATTCCCAGAGCCATATCGTGTTGGCCGCCATACTGGCGCAACTGGGCCGCACCTCCGAAGCGATCGCGGTTGGCCGCCGCGCCGTCGAGCTGGGTCCTCGGAATGCCGAGGCGCACGCCATCCTGGCGGATGCCCTGGCTGCCGAGCGACGCCACAAGGAAGCCCAGGCTAGCAACCTGACGGCCATCGCCCTTGACCCCAAACAACGCAAAGCCCGCATCAACCTCTGCAAAGCCTACATCGATGCCGGCGAGGTGTCCCTGGCCGAACAGGCGGCCCGCGAAGCCGTCGCGATATTCCCGACGGACGCCATTGTCCGCAACAACCTGTTGTTCGCCCTTAACTACTCGCACGAACGCACGGCCGAAGAGGTGTTCCAGGCCTACCAGGAATGCGACCGCCAGCTGTTCCAGCCCTTGCGCAACAAGTGGCGGCCGCATACCAATCCCAGGCATGCCGACCGCAAGCTGAAGATCGGCTACGTTTCGCCTGATTTCAGGAAGCACTCCGGCAACAACTTCGTCGAACTGGTCTTCGCCCATCACGACCGGCAGGCATTCGAACTGACCGCCTACGCCGAGCTATTGGTCGAGGACGAGGTGACCGAACGCTTCAAGGCATACTTCGATCACTGGACGTCCACGGCGGGGCTAACCGACGCAAAGCTCGCGGAAAAGATCCGCGACGACGGAATAGACATCCTCATCGACCTGGCGGGACACACTCAAGGCAACCGGCTTGGTGCCTTCGCCCGCAAGCCGGCGCCGGTATCGCTGACCTGGATGGGCTACGGCTACACCACCGGCCTCTCGGCGATCGACTACATCGTGATGGACGAAACCATGGCGCCAGCCGGCAGCGACACGCTGTTTTCCGAGAAGGTCTGGCGCCTGTCGACTGCGGGCGCCTATCGGCCCATCGCCACCATGGGAGAGGTCAGCGAGCTTCCCGCCCTGTCCACGGATTGCGTCACTTTCGGCACCCTTTCGCGCGCCATTCGCATTAACGAACGGACGATCCGCACCTGGGCCGCCATCCTGCAACGGCTACCCCATGCCCGCCTGGTGGTTGACAGCGGCAGCTACCAGGATGCAGCGATGTGCGAAGCCTTGGTCACCGAGTTCGAAGCCAGGGGCGTCTGCCGCAACCGGCTGTCGATCGGGTTCCACAGCCCTCCCTGGGATGTCTTGCGGCAAATCGACATCGGGCTGGACTGCTTCCCCCACAATTCCGGAACGACCCTGATGGAGTCCATCTACATGGGGGTGCCTTATGTGTCGCTTGCGGACAGGCCCAGCGTGGGCCGGCTGGGTGGCTCCATCCTGAAATCGGTCGGCCTTGCCCACCTGATCTGTGCCACCGAGGAAGAGTACGTGGAAAAGGCAATCGCGCTGGCCAGCGACCTGCCGGCGCTGGCCGATATCCGCCGGGGCCTGCGCCAGGCGGCGCGCGACAGCGTCTTGATGGACGAAGCCGGTTTCACGCGGGAATTCGAAATGGGACTGAAGAAAATGTACAGCCAATGGTGTGAGGAACAAGCATGA
- the rfbF gene encoding glucose-1-phosphate cytidylyltransferase, with translation MKAVILAGGLGTRISEETQARPKPMIEIGGRPILWHIMKSYSVHGVNDFVICCGYKGYMIKEYFANYFLHMSDVTFDMADNRMEVHQRKAEPWRVTLVDTGETTMTGGRLKRVADYVKEEEAFCFTYGDGVSDVDISALIAFHRRHGKAATVTAVQPPGRYGALRREGDMVTGFTEKPRGDGGLINGGFFVLSPSVLSLIQNDDMPWEAVPLETLSRNGELQAYEHLGFWQPMDTLRDKNQLEALWAQGNPPWKKWA, from the coding sequence ATGAAGGCCGTCATCCTCGCGGGCGGACTGGGCACTCGCATCTCGGAAGAGACGCAGGCACGCCCCAAGCCGATGATCGAAATCGGTGGCCGCCCGATCCTGTGGCACATCATGAAGTCCTATTCAGTCCACGGCGTGAACGACTTCGTGATCTGCTGCGGCTATAAGGGCTACATGATCAAGGAGTATTTCGCCAATTATTTCCTGCATATGTCCGACGTGACGTTCGACATGGCCGACAACCGCATGGAGGTGCACCAACGCAAGGCCGAGCCCTGGCGGGTGACGCTGGTGGACACTGGCGAAACCACCATGACCGGCGGACGCCTCAAGCGCGTAGCGGATTACGTGAAGGAAGAAGAGGCCTTCTGCTTCACCTACGGCGATGGCGTGTCGGACGTCGATATCAGCGCCTTGATCGCCTTCCATCGCCGACATGGCAAGGCGGCCACGGTGACCGCGGTGCAGCCGCCTGGACGCTACGGCGCGTTGCGGCGCGAGGGTGACATGGTGACCGGTTTCACCGAAAAGCCGCGCGGCGATGGCGGCCTCATCAATGGCGGCTTTTTCGTACTGTCGCCGAGCGTGCTGTCGCTGATCCAGAATGATGATATGCCTTGGGAAGCGGTGCCACTGGAAACCCTCAGCCGCAATGGCGAGCTGCAGGCCTACGAGCACCTGGGGTTCTGGCAACCCATGGATACGCTGCGCGACAAGAACCAGCTGGAGGCCTTGTGGGCACAGGGAAATCCGCCATGGAAGAAATGGGCGTAA
- the motA gene encoding flagellar motor stator protein MotA, translated as MLIVIGFLVVIVSVIGSFVALGGHMGALYQPFELTLIFGAAFGAFLAGNSKKSLMLVKKALPDTLKSSRYGKDVYMELMALLYVLLNKARREGLMAIESHIEDPASSPIFSEYPRIAKDEKLMEFITDYLRIMISGNMSSFEIETLMDEEIETYRHEREVPASMIRQMADGLPAFGIVAAVLGVIKALAAVDQPPAILGDLISKAMVGTFLGILLAYGFVGPLASRIERRTDEAMKVLECIKTTLLASMNGYPPQLAVEFGRKVLYSSVRPTFGELEEHVRQTKSTAKA; from the coding sequence GTGTTGATTGTTATCGGTTTTCTAGTGGTGATCGTGTCGGTCATCGGCAGCTTCGTAGCGCTGGGCGGCCACATGGGCGCGCTTTACCAGCCGTTCGAATTGACGTTGATCTTCGGCGCGGCCTTCGGCGCGTTCCTGGCCGGCAACAGCAAGAAGTCGCTGATGCTGGTCAAGAAGGCACTCCCCGATACGCTGAAAAGCTCGCGCTACGGCAAGGACGTCTACATGGAGCTCATGGCGCTCCTGTACGTGCTGCTGAACAAGGCGCGCCGCGAAGGCCTGATGGCCATCGAATCGCACATCGAGGATCCGGCCTCCAGTCCGATCTTCAGCGAGTATCCGCGCATCGCCAAAGACGAGAAGCTCATGGAGTTCATCACGGACTACCTGCGCATCATGATCAGCGGCAACATGAGCTCGTTCGAAATCGAAACGCTCATGGACGAGGAAATCGAGACCTACCGCCACGAGCGCGAAGTGCCCGCGAGCATGATCCGGCAGATGGCCGACGGCCTGCCGGCGTTCGGCATCGTGGCCGCGGTGCTGGGCGTGATCAAGGCGCTGGCCGCCGTGGACCAGCCGCCCGCCATTCTCGGCGACCTGATCTCCAAGGCCATGGTCGGCACCTTCCTGGGCATTCTGCTCGCCTACGGCTTCGTCGGTCCGCTGGCCTCGCGCATCGAGCGCCGCACGGACGAGGCCATGAAGGTGCTGGAATGCATCAAGACCACGTTGCTGGCCAGCATGAACGGCTACCCGCCGCAGCTGGCGGTGGAATTCGGCCGCAAAGTGCTGTATTCGTCGGTGCGTCCGACTTTCGGTGAGCTGGAAGAGCACGTCCGGCAGACCAAGTCCACCGCCAAGGCCTGA
- the flhD gene encoding flagellar transcriptional regulator FlhD: MQQVENSLLADIREVNLSYLLLAQRMLRDDYAASMFRLGFSNEVADILMRLSPAQLVKLASSSSLLCRFRFDDYSLLSALTHDVLGGALQQAHATILLAKQPVEELA, encoded by the coding sequence GTGCAACAAGTCGAAAATTCTTTGCTGGCAGATATCCGTGAAGTGAATCTGTCCTACCTTCTTCTCGCACAGCGCATGCTGCGCGATGACTATGCTGCATCGATGTTCCGCCTGGGTTTCAGCAACGAGGTTGCCGATATCCTGATGCGTCTTTCTCCGGCTCAGCTGGTGAAGCTGGCCAGCTCCAGTTCGCTCCTGTGCCGTTTCCGTTTCGACGACTACAGCCTGCTGTCCGCACTGACCCACGATGTGCTGGGCGGCGCGTTGCAGCAAGCGCACGCGACGATCCTGCTGGCCAAGCAACCTGTTGAAGAACTGGCCTGA
- the flhC gene encoding flagellar transcriptional regulator FlhC yields the protein MATKSVSQEADDILLASSMITLGARLQVLEAETSLSHDRLARLYREIRGCSPPKGMLPFSVDWFMTWLPNIHSSLFYNVYSFLNTRTSSKGIRAIIDAYRLYLENAGVDNAESAEPVLSFTRAWMLVRFFDSGMLQLSACRQCGGHFIAHAHDPQSDFVCAICRPPPRAGKTRAAAKARAGSRPAPAVDAARS from the coding sequence ATGGCCACCAAGAGCGTTTCGCAGGAAGCGGATGACATCCTGCTAGCCAGCTCCATGATCACTCTGGGCGCGCGGCTGCAGGTGTTGGAGGCTGAAACCAGCCTCAGCCACGACCGCCTGGCACGTCTGTACCGCGAAATCCGCGGCTGCTCGCCACCGAAGGGCATGCTGCCTTTTTCGGTCGACTGGTTCATGACCTGGTTGCCGAATATCCATTCCTCGCTGTTCTACAACGTCTATTCGTTCCTGAATACGCGCACCAGCAGCAAGGGCATCCGCGCCATCATCGACGCGTACCGCCTCTATCTCGAGAACGCCGGCGTGGACAACGCCGAATCCGCCGAGCCCGTGCTGAGCTTCACCCGGGCCTGGATGCTGGTGAGGTTCTTCGACAGCGGCATGTTGCAGCTTTCCGCCTGCCGCCAGTGCGGCGGGCATTTCATCGCGCACGCGCATGATCCGCAGTCGGATTTCGTGTGCGCGATCTGCCGTCCGCCACCCCGGGCCGGCAAGACCCGCGCCGCCGCCAAGGCGCGCGCGGGCAGCCGTCCCGCGCCAGCCGTAGACGCCGCCCGCTCCTGA
- a CDS encoding RNA polymerase sigma factor FliA, whose translation MPHADDSLVEYAPLVRKLALQLLARLPASVELDDLIQAGMIGLLDAVRRYQETADAQFETYATTRIRGAMLDELRGQDWLPRSVRAKARKIEQAIQQLEQRLMRAPSEAEIAQQMEMPLAEYQTLLHDAQGVQIVHYEDFATEPDAASGQTDWTATLNHGNAGGNPLDSLLAGDFRQALILAIDTLPDREKLLLSLCYEQGLNLKEIGAIMNVTEARVCQLRSQATARIRAKLREQAWQHLPQEGQIAQII comes from the coding sequence ATGCCCCACGCAGATGACAGCCTGGTCGAATATGCCCCGCTAGTGCGGAAGCTGGCCCTGCAATTGCTCGCCCGGCTGCCGGCCAGCGTCGAGCTCGACGACCTGATCCAAGCCGGCATGATCGGCCTCTTGGATGCCGTGCGCCGCTACCAGGAAACCGCCGACGCCCAGTTCGAGACCTACGCCACGACCCGCATCCGCGGCGCCATGCTCGACGAGCTGCGGGGCCAGGACTGGCTGCCGCGCAGCGTGCGCGCCAAGGCCCGCAAGATCGAACAGGCCATCCAGCAACTCGAACAACGCCTGATGCGCGCGCCCTCCGAGGCCGAGATCGCGCAGCAGATGGAAATGCCGCTGGCTGAATATCAGACGCTGTTGCACGACGCCCAGGGCGTGCAGATCGTCCACTACGAAGACTTCGCCACCGAGCCCGACGCCGCGTCGGGCCAGACCGACTGGACCGCCACGCTGAATCACGGCAACGCCGGCGGCAACCCGCTGGACTCGCTGCTGGCCGGCGATTTCCGCCAGGCGCTGATCCTGGCCATCGACACCCTGCCCGACCGCGAGAAACTGCTGTTGTCGCTGTGCTACGAGCAGGGCCTGAACCTGAAGGAAATCGGCGCGATCATGAACGTGACCGAGGCCCGCGTCTGCCAACTGCGCTCGCAGGCGACGGCGCGCATCCGCGCCAAGCTGCGTGAACAGGCCTGGCAACACCTGCCCCAGGAGGGGCAGATCGCGCAAATAATCTAG